The Paracoccus albus region AGGCTGCTGCGCAATCGGCATCTTCCTCAAATCCTTTTGCGGGCATCTCACGGATATTTCGCGGATCGGATGAGCCGGTAACGGATGAGGACGGTCGCGTCCTTGGTCCACCGGTAGAGCTGAATGTCGTCATCATCAATGGTGATGAAGAGCTGGAGCGGCCAGTGCGCAATGCTTCACTAGTTTCCGGTGCACTGGATGAGGACCGCAATACCGGACAGGATGTTCTGGCGGCCGCGCGCGGTGATTACGCCCGCGCATTGGGCGTCATGTATGACGAAGGCTATTTTTCGGCCATCATCAATATCACCCTTGATGGTGTAGAGGCGGCAGAGATCGCGCCTCTGGACGCGCCCGCCTATGTTGGCAAGGTGGTGATCGCGGTCGATCCGGGCCCGCGCTTTAAGTTCTCTCGTGCCGATCTTGGCCCTCTTGCACCGGGCACGACCGCGCTCGAAGGCTATGCCGTCGGCGAAACGGCCGGCACCGGCATTATCAAAAGGGCCGCATCCGATGCCGTCGGAAACTGGCGCGATGCCAGCCACGCAAAGGCCCGCGTTTCAGGGCAAGAGATCATCGCCGACCACAATGTCGCGCGGATCGAATCCGATGTGGATCTGAATCCCGGCCCTGCCGTGACTTTCGGGCGGCTTCAGGCGACTGGGAACGAGCGGCTCAGCACCCGGCGGCTTCTGAAAATCGCAGGCTTTCCCGAAGGTGAACCCTTCGACCCGGAAAAGCTGGAAACCGTTCGCAAACGCCTTCGCCGCACCGGCATTTTCTCTGCCATTACGCTTGTCGAGGCAGAGACGCTCAACCCCGACAACTCGCTGGATGTCGGACTGACCGTTGTTGAACAAAAGCTGCGCCGCATCGGTGCCGCGTTCGAGATATCGACGGTCGACGGTGCGATGTTCTCGGCCTACTGGCTGCACCGAAACCTTCTTGGCGGGGGGGAACGCTTCCGCGTGGAGGCCGAAGTCAGCGACGTCAAAGCCGATGGCGACCAGTTGGACTATTCGTTTGGGATGCGTGTTGACCGACCTGCGACGATCAACGCCGATACGACAGGCTATATAGATCTGCAGTTGGAGGAAGAAAACGAGCCGGAATATTACAAGAAATCCGCAGATATCGGCATCGGTTTCAACTATATCCGCAGCGAGCGCCTTTCGGCGGATATCGCCCTGCTGTTCAGCAAAAGCCGGGTCGATTACGGCTCTGGCTATTTTGACTATGAAACGATCGCGCTGCCGACCAGCGTCACCTGGGATCGTCGCGATGACATGAAGAACGCAAAGCGCGGCTTCTGGTTGTCGGGCAGCGTCACCCCGTTCCTTGGCTTCAACGAAACAGGCTCTGGCGTCAGGCTGACGGGTGAGGGCCGCGTTTATCGCAGTATGCTGACCGATGATCGACTGACTTTCGCAGCTCGTGCCCGTGCGGGAACCGTTGTCGGCCCTGATCTGATCGATATTCCGCCGGATTATCTTTTCTTCTCAGGCGGTGGTGGCAGTGTGCGCGGTCAACCCTATGAATCGCTCGGCTTTGATGTGCCGCTGCAAGATACCGACGAAGAGGCCTATGTCGGCGGGCAAAGCATCGTGAACCTCAGCGTTGAGGCGCGCTATCAGGTGCGCGAAAAGATCGGGGCGGTTGTCTTTGTCGATGGTGGTCAGATCTGGGATGAGGGCGTCTGGCAGGGTGAGACCAAATCTCAGTCAGGTGCCGGTATCGGCGTGCGATATGATACGCCCATCGGTCCCATTCGTTTTGATGTCGCCACCCCGATTGATCCGCGCGATGAGGATGACAGCAAGGTCCAGCTTTATCTGGGTCTGGGACAGGCATTCTGATGTTGCAGCGTGTCCTGATATTCCTGGCTTTGGTGCTTTTGCTGCCATTCTCGACATCGGCGCAGGAAACCGTTGATGAAGACGCGACGATTGCCGAGATCGCAGCAGAAGAATCCAGTGACGAAGGCTTCCTGACACGCGTACTGCAAAGCAGGCTGTCGGGTGCTGGTCGTTCGGTCGACATTCAGGGCTTCCGCGGCGCGCTGTCGTCCCGGGCCACCTTCGACCGTATCACTATTGCCGACGCAGAGGGCACGTGGTTGACGCTGGAAGACGGCGCGATTCAGTGGACACGCTCTGCCCTGCTGCGTGGTCGCGTTGAAATCGGAGAGTTAAGCGCCGCCCGGATCGAAATTCCGCGTGGCCCGGGCGGTGAGGCCGAAGAAGAGCAGCAGCGGACAGAGGCCAGAAGCTTTAACCTTCCCGAACTCCCCGTCGGCATAAATATCGAACAGATTGACGCCGACAGCGTCATTCTGGGCGAGGAATTGCTGGGCGAAGAAGCCGTTGTATCCGTGACCGGCTCTATGTCTCTGGCGGGTGGTGAAGGCATCGCGGATGTCGTCATTAACCGAACAGACGGCAAGAAAGGCGACTTTACTTTCAACGGCAGTTTCGACAACGAAAGCCGCGTGCTGGACGTTGACCTGTCGCTGGACGAAGACCCCGAGGGCATTTTCAGCCGCATCGCCCGGATTGAGGGCCGCCCAGCCGTGACAGCCGAAATCCACGGTGAAGGACCGCTGAGCGATTATGCCGCGACGATCCAGATTGCCACCGACGGCGAACCGCGCATCACGGGAGAGGTCAGTTTTGCGGCGGCAGAAGACGAGGACGGCACCGCCGGGAACGACTTTAACGTGCAGATCGGCGGCGATCTTGCCACGCTTCTGCCGCCTGACAACCGTGCCTTTTTTGGAAATGAGACACAGCTTCTCGCGCAGGGCTTTCGCGCGGCTTCGGGCCGGTTGGAACTGGAGGCACTCAGCCTTGACACGGATGCGCTGAAGATCAACGGCAGGCTGGCGACCAATGATCAACGCGCGCCGCAGATGCTGGACCTGACCATCGACTTTGGTGAACAGGCCGGGGCGACCGCTCTGCCGGTTACGATACCTTTCGTTGATCCCCCTGTTACGGTCCAGTCAGGCAACCTCGCCATCGGATATGACGCCAGGCAGGGTTCTGACTGGTCACTGAACGGCTGGCTTACGGCAATCGACCGCGAGGGTGTGAACCTTTCGCGGCTGGATCTGGACGGGCAGGGTCAGGTCGTACTGGCAGAGGGCGACAGTCTGGATCAGATCAACGGATCGGTCGGGTTTGATGCGTCCGGCCTGCAGCTTGCCGACGAAAAGCTGCAACGTGTCGTGGGCGATTCGATTTCTGGGCGAACCGGTTTCGACTTCGCGCCCGGTCAGGTTCTTGAACTGACCGAGATGGCGATTTCCGGGACCGATTACGGGCTGGAGGGCCGTCTGACCGTCGACGGGCTGAGCAGCGGCATCGTCCTTTCCACCGACGAAGTGATCGCAACCCATTCTGACCTGTCGAACATTTCTGAACTGGCGGGTCGTAGTCTTTCGGGCAGCGCGACCGCCGATCTTGCTGGCTATTTTCAGGTTTTGACCGGCGCCTTTGATCTGGACGGCACCGTTACGGGTACGGATCTGCGCGTCGATAACGAGCAGCTCGATCATCTTTTGCAGGGAAATTCGACGATTGAACTGTCAGCCGGTCGAACTGAAGAAGGCACCGAACTGCGTGATCTTTCGATCAATGCGCAGCGGATCAGCCTGACAGCAAGCGGTACCGCGACGAATGACAACCTTGACCTGACAGCGGATTTCAGTGTCCCGACCCTTGCCGATCTGGACCCGGATCTTGATGGCGCGCTGAGCGCAAATGCCCGTATCGTCGGCGCACCCGGTGCGCGACAGGTGATTTTGACAGGCGACGCAGCCGGTCTTCAGACGGGGATCACAGCGCTTGACGGTGCATTTGCCGGTGAAACGAGCCTTGATGCCGAATTGCAGGAGGGTGCAGACGGGTTCAGCCTGACGGCTTTGCAATTGCAGAACGGGCAGCTCGATCTTGACGGCTCGGGCGCAATAACGGGTGGCGAAATTGATGCCAACTTCGATCTTACCTTCAAGGATCTCGGCGCGTTGGGGGAACGCTTTTCGGGCATTCTTGATGCACAGGCCCAGATCACCGGCGGAGCGGATGGGCGCAATATCCTGATCACAGGCACTGGCGAAGATATCGCTGTCGGGCAGGACAATGTCGATGGCCTGCTTGTTGGGGAGACGCAGATCAATCTGCAGGCAACCCAGTCGGGCGCGGTCATCACGCTGTCAGATGCACGCGTCACGAATGAACAACTGTCCATGACGGCCGCCGGATCATTCGGCGCAAGCGG contains the following coding sequences:
- a CDS encoding autotransporter assembly complex protein TamA, with translation MRKAAKLVVTATIAAGIVAVEAAAQSASSSNPFAGISRIFRGSDEPVTDEDGRVLGPPVELNVVIINGDEELERPVRNASLVSGALDEDRNTGQDVLAAARGDYARALGVMYDEGYFSAIINITLDGVEAAEIAPLDAPAYVGKVVIAVDPGPRFKFSRADLGPLAPGTTALEGYAVGETAGTGIIKRAASDAVGNWRDASHAKARVSGQEIIADHNVARIESDVDLNPGPAVTFGRLQATGNERLSTRRLLKIAGFPEGEPFDPEKLETVRKRLRRTGIFSAITLVEAETLNPDNSLDVGLTVVEQKLRRIGAAFEISTVDGAMFSAYWLHRNLLGGGERFRVEAEVSDVKADGDQLDYSFGMRVDRPATINADTTGYIDLQLEEENEPEYYKKSADIGIGFNYIRSERLSADIALLFSKSRVDYGSGYFDYETIALPTSVTWDRRDDMKNAKRGFWLSGSVTPFLGFNETGSGVRLTGEGRVYRSMLTDDRLTFAARARAGTVVGPDLIDIPPDYLFFSGGGGSVRGQPYESLGFDVPLQDTDEEAYVGGQSIVNLSVEARYQVREKIGAVVFVDGGQIWDEGVWQGETKSQSGAGIGVRYDTPIGPIRFDVATPIDPRDEDDSKVQLYLGLGQAF